The proteins below are encoded in one region of Nocardioides marmorisolisilvae:
- a CDS encoding methyltransferase, with amino-acid sequence MVPTEPSADRPIERPLARRSAVRSAVVWEALRSSVALATPGQAVVDLGGGTGGFAVRIAELGHQVTVVDPSPDALAAAARRAEEAGVTDRVVGRQGDVADLAELVGAASADLVLCHGVLGLLDDAAGALSTVASVVRPGGTLSLLVGQRHAAVLARAMAGHFGQARELLAGVDRASGERRFTADECTTLLVDAGFTVDAVHGVRVFADLVPSTLLDLEPGAAEALLDLERDVAERPEFRTLATQLHLLCSKR; translated from the coding sequence ATGGTGCCCACGGAGCCCTCCGCCGATCGGCCGATCGAGCGCCCGCTCGCGCGCCGAAGCGCGGTGCGCAGCGCGGTGGTCTGGGAGGCGCTGCGCTCCAGCGTCGCGCTGGCCACCCCCGGCCAGGCAGTGGTGGACCTCGGTGGTGGCACCGGCGGCTTCGCCGTACGCATCGCCGAGCTCGGGCACCAGGTCACGGTCGTCGATCCGAGTCCAGACGCGTTGGCCGCCGCGGCGAGGCGGGCCGAGGAGGCCGGCGTCACCGATCGTGTGGTGGGTCGACAGGGCGACGTCGCCGATCTGGCCGAGCTCGTCGGAGCCGCCTCGGCCGACCTGGTGCTGTGCCACGGCGTGCTCGGCCTGCTCGACGACGCGGCGGGGGCGCTGTCCACGGTGGCCTCGGTGGTGCGTCCGGGCGGGACGCTCAGCCTGCTGGTCGGACAACGGCATGCCGCGGTGCTGGCCCGAGCGATGGCCGGCCACTTCGGCCAGGCCCGAGAGCTGCTCGCCGGTGTCGACCGCGCGTCGGGGGAGCGCCGGTTCACCGCCGACGAGTGCACGACGCTGCTGGTCGACGCCGGCTTCACCGTCGATGCGGTGCATGGCGTGCGCGTGTTCGCCGACCTGGTCCCCTCGACCCTCCTCGATCTCGAGCCGGGTGCGGCCGAGGCCCTGCTCGATCTCGAGCGCGACGTCGCCGAGCGTCCGGAGTTCCGCACCCTGGCCACGCAACTGCACCTGCTCTGCAGCAAGCGCTGA
- a CDS encoding ArsC/Spx/MgsR family protein: MEIWINPACSKCRTAKAALDEAGISYTERRYLDDPPTVAELAEVLDRMGLQPWDIARPKETAAAGIVLPRDPEHREEWLAAMAADPATIQRPIITADDGTTAVARDEETLARFIG, from the coding sequence ATGGAGATCTGGATCAACCCGGCGTGCAGCAAGTGCCGAACCGCGAAGGCGGCACTCGACGAGGCCGGCATCAGCTACACCGAGCGCCGCTACCTCGACGACCCGCCCACGGTCGCCGAGCTGGCCGAGGTGCTGGACCGGATGGGGCTGCAGCCCTGGGACATCGCGCGGCCCAAGGAGACCGCGGCGGCGGGCATCGTCCTTCCCCGGGACCCCGAGCACCGCGAGGAGTGGCTGGCCGCGATGGCGGCCGACCCCGCCACGATCCAGCGACCCATCATCACCGCCGACGACGGCACCACGGCGGTCGCACGCGACGAGGAGACCCTCGCCCGCTTCATCGGCTGA
- a CDS encoding DUF3040 domain-containing protein, which yields MPLSEEELRLLEQMERALAAEDPKFVSALQGRTLERTARIRALAAGVVFLGGVALLLGGVMLPKPWVGILGFVVMLASATLGLSAWRGRHAPHEPPVPDHPFDIGDDHHHGGRPFRLVHGGKRPRRQRKQSGSGSFMQRMEHRWNRRRSQGY from the coding sequence GTGCCGCTCTCGGAAGAGGAGTTGCGTCTGCTGGAGCAGATGGAACGCGCCCTCGCGGCCGAGGACCCGAAGTTCGTCTCCGCGCTCCAGGGCCGCACCCTCGAGCGCACCGCGCGGATCCGCGCCCTCGCCGCTGGCGTGGTGTTCCTCGGCGGGGTCGCTCTGCTCCTCGGCGGCGTGATGCTGCCCAAGCCCTGGGTCGGCATCCTCGGCTTCGTGGTGATGCTGGCCTCCGCGACGCTCGGCCTGAGTGCGTGGCGCGGCCGGCACGCACCGCACGAGCCCCCCGTCCCCGACCACCCCTTCGACATCGGCGATGACCATCACCACGGTGGCCGCCCGTTCCGGCTGGTCCACGGTGGCAAGCGACCGCGCCGGCAGCGCAAGCAGTCCGGCTCGGGTTCCTTCATGCAGCGGATGGAGCACCGCTGGAACCGTCGTCGCAGTCAGGGATACTGA
- a CDS encoding SAV_6107 family HEPN domain-containing protein yields the protein MYTQGDEQQATRRHDGHEDRWARPLYLPAATHAYLERAATSLREAITSADVPERYALAHVAALRATAALLAARAQPVVAGRRRQTNAWVLLAEVAPELAEWATFFAAGAPKRAAAEAGSRRAVSAREADDLVRDADRFLALVETMLGLTTHLPIQVA from the coding sequence GTGTACACCCAGGGCGACGAGCAGCAGGCGACACGACGACACGACGGCCACGAGGACAGGTGGGCCCGCCCGCTCTACCTGCCCGCGGCGACCCATGCCTATCTCGAGCGCGCGGCGACCTCGTTGCGTGAGGCGATCACCTCGGCCGACGTCCCCGAGCGCTATGCGTTGGCCCACGTCGCCGCGCTGCGCGCCACGGCTGCGCTGCTGGCGGCCCGGGCGCAGCCGGTCGTTGCGGGTCGACGGCGGCAGACCAACGCGTGGGTGCTGCTGGCCGAGGTCGCCCCGGAGCTCGCCGAGTGGGCGACCTTCTTCGCGGCCGGTGCCCCGAAGCGCGCCGCGGCGGAGGCGGGATCCAGGCGCGCCGTCAGCGCACGCGAGGCAGATGACCTGGTCCGCGACGCGGACCGCTTCCTGGCCCTCGTCGAGACCATGCTCGGTCTGACCACCCATCTGCCCATCCAGGTCGCCTGA
- a CDS encoding YbaK/EbsC family protein: MAEHPSITNFRARLEEVEGRPVEEGRIVVLPDSVHTAQLAADALGCEVGAIANSLLFAATDGSGADEPVLILTSGAHRVDTEKVAAEQGWGSLRRASAAFVREHTGQVIGGVSPIGHPRPVRTFLDPTLRQYDVVWAAAGHPAAVFRSTYDELQAMTGATEITVN; this comes from the coding sequence ATGGCCGAGCACCCGTCGATCACGAACTTCCGCGCCCGACTCGAGGAGGTGGAGGGACGCCCGGTCGAGGAGGGACGCATCGTCGTGCTGCCCGACTCGGTGCACACCGCCCAGCTCGCTGCAGATGCCCTCGGCTGCGAGGTCGGCGCCATCGCGAACAGCCTGCTCTTCGCCGCGACGGACGGGTCCGGTGCCGACGAGCCGGTGCTGATCCTCACCTCGGGTGCGCACCGCGTCGACACCGAGAAGGTCGCCGCCGAGCAGGGATGGGGCAGTCTGCGCAGAGCCAGCGCCGCGTTCGTCCGTGAGCACACCGGGCAGGTCATCGGCGGAGTCTCGCCGATCGGCCACCCCCGGCCGGTGCGCACCTTCCTGGACCCCACCCTGCGTCAGTACGACGTGGTCTGGGCAGCTGCCGGGCACCCGGCGGCCGTGTTCCGCTCGACGTACGACGAGCTGCAGGCGATGACCGGCGCCACGGAGATCACCGTCAACTGA